In Erigeron canadensis isolate Cc75 chromosome 8, C_canadensis_v1, whole genome shotgun sequence, the DNA window ctttttccttttttttccctCAAATTACTACTTTGAACTACTTAAGATACTTTTCTTCTTTATTcgttaatttaaacatttctactAAATATACCAATAATATCCTAAATGAACTAATTTACAATATAGTCAcctcaacccttaaaataacttcATATCCATCTGTTAATATCAATTTCTTTTACAATAACCATCATTGCCGCCACCGCTGCCGACACTCGTCGCAACCACTGTCGGCACTGcctccgccgccgccgccaccataCCGTCGCCGTTACCATCATCATCACATGAAAAAATCGTTACTGCAAGGTTTTCAGCAGCAACGTTAGCATGTCATTCGcaaaatttatttaatcttGTTAACATACGGTTAATCACCCAATTGCAAGCGAAAAGTGCCATATTGAGGATGAGATTTGTTTGTGGATATAATTTTGTGGGgactttttgttttgtcttttacAAAGTTTATGTCCTTTCAAaagaaatggaaataaaaacGTATTTGTTCTTATCATGGTAGGTTGTTATATATCTTGATGTTAACACTATTTTCATCCAACTTAGATTCTTATAGATCTTTTCCTCTTGAATTAAGCTAAGTCGACACTTCCTAATAAGCCTTTGTTCGTCTTCATTACATGCACAAACATTAATTTAGTGCACACTAGAATAATTTTGTGTTATTGAACAACacgaatgtaaaaaaaaatgtttgtatatatgaGTAACGTGTGGTAAAACGCATAGATGATACTGATATGAGTATGTTTTATTGCGTTGCTTGATTTATATTCCATGACAAATACGTTGGATCTCCCAGAGGTCTGGGCTTTAAAACATACAAAAGTATGAAACAAATTGCGACAAAGAAACATATGGCACCAGTCGTAAGAAACGATATGCCAAAGAAATCATTTTTCCCACCAATCCAACTCGCGGTGGAAAGAACCAGCTTTTTTTCTCCCCCGAATCCATATGTATTGTAGTTGTTCTGTATCACAACTGTTATCGTCTCGTCGGCCTCCAAATCCGTGGTTATTTTCCCATAAAGCTTTCTAAATGTAGGCAATGCCGCGGTCCTCATCCAGACGATAAGGTCCTCTTGCTCACTCAGCTATACAAGATTATGATGAAgaattatatagttatataaaagaaagatgaaaaccaAACAGTATAAAATAAAGATCGAAGAATATTAGTATTTACTTACGGGTTTTGATTCATCTAATTCTCCACCCCCAATCAATTCTcctttttgaaagttttttggGTAAACATCTGACCCGAATCTGATCTTTTTATCGCTCTTCCATGCGATATCCTTCTTATCAATTTCTATAACTTTGTTTCCCTTGGAGAATTTGTATGTATCGTTGAACAAACTCCACGCGACCAACCCACATGGAACAATAGGCTCATCGCGGTTCCCATTTAGTCTGTCTTTGGGCTTGCAATCATCTGTTTCGTCCGCCTCATCAGGGTCTCTTAATTGTTTGTCACTTCTACTTTTCACATATCTAATAAcagaaagaaaaattaatacACACGATTCATGAAAATAAACGCGAAAATTTCAAGGAACCAATGCACACCTTGAATGACATACCGACGATGATTTTGGTAGAAATTGTCAAGCTGATAGTATATAAAGATAGGGGCATTCATTTTGCGTGGCACTTTTATTGTACGGACACATGTTTTATTCGTATTGTTGCTCTGAATAAACGAATCAACGTTGTTGATATAAGACTCGGGAAGACAATCATCGTCATAGCGGTCCACAATCTGTACGACACGTTCTGATGCCCATAAACATAAAAGACCAGCAGGGGTGAATAGAATGCCGATGGTTACAAATGTGGTGATGACCCATTTTGGAGTTAAGATCGGTTTCCAAGAGGGGAACTCTTGTTGTGTGAATCTTGAATATTTTGGTTTCTTGGAAATCAATTTTGGTGTTGTTGATGCATCCATTTTTACTATTGgaggaaaaaataaataaaatggaaatcacattttaatttcttatatGGTATTGGGCCGTTCAGATCCTACATTGATGCAGAAAATTCTTCCTTGTTTAACTGAGCGGAAAG includes these proteins:
- the LOC122580104 gene encoding ALA-interacting subunit 5-like, with product MDASTTPKLISKKPKYSRFTQQEFPSWKPILTPKWVITTFVTIGILFTPAGLLCLWASERVVQIVDRYDDDCLPESYINNVDSFIQSNNTNKTCVRTIKVPRKMNAPIFIYYQLDNFYQNHRRYVKSRSDKQLRDPDEADETDDCKPKDRLNGNRDEPIVPCGLVAWSLFNDTYKFSKGNKVIEIDKKDIAWKSDKKIRFGSDVYPKNFQKGELIGGGELDESKPLSEQEDLIVWMRTAALPTFRKLYGKITTDLEADETITVVIQNNYNTYGFGGEKKLVLSTASWIGGKNDFFGISFLTTGAICFFVAICFILLYVLKPRPLGDPTYLSWNINQATQ